The Tenebrio molitor chromosome 3, icTenMoli1.1, whole genome shotgun sequence genome contains a region encoding:
- the LOC138127234 gene encoding tRNA pseudouridine synthase-like 1 isoform X1 — protein MIQMAMNRYLLHVSYIGTSFCGAQRQVTGAFPRANDPSTVQGQLEMGLKQLNPCNEPVVYLSSRTDAGVHALNSTCHVDLFRRNGMQYEPRTLTICLNKHFTKQEVPIRVLKTFLIPEDFHSRHRAESRTYLYRLAIVKADALNVAPHLHLLPVEELQRCLFICTDTFDINEMKRASKLFEGLHDFRTFMARGSKDPDKMTRRVVNRVEIIEGKPLTSCSYSWPSFMCPSREDYQYYDVYVQASGFLYRQVRRMVASLIAVAQGKVSSSDIKLMLEVPSHRTWIDNIKTVPAHGLYLCEVEYLERDRATFRDSLEGGQ, from the exons ATGATACAAATGGCAATGAATCGATACTTATTGCACGTGTCTTACATAGGCACGTCATTCTG tgggGCCCAGCGACAAGTAACCGGCGCCTTTCCACGAGCCAATGATCCCTCAACTGTTCAAGGACAATTAGAAATGGGCTTGAAACAGTTAAATCCTTGTAATGAACCCGTCGTTTATCTGTCTAGTAG AACTGATGCAGGCGTTCACGCTTTAAATTCAACATGCCACGTCGATCTCTTTCGAAGGAACGGCATGCAGTACGAACCCCGCACCCTTACAATATGTTTAAACAAACATTTCACAAAGCAAGAAGTGCCAATTAGAGTTttaaagacatttttaatccCTGAAGATTTTCACAGTCGACACAGAGCTGAATCACGCACTTATTTATATAGACTAGCAATTGTAAAAGCTGACGCTTTAAATGTAGCTCCTCACCTCCATTTGTTACCAGTTGAAGAGCTCCAGAGGTgtctttttatttg CACTGATACATTTGATATTAACGAAATGAAACGGGCATCGAAATTGTTTGAGGGACTTCACGACTTCAGAACTTTCATGGCACGTGGGTCAAAAGATCCAGATAAAATGACAAGAAGAGTTGTCAATCGAGTTGAAATAATTGAGGGAAAGCCGCTGACTTCTTGTTCTTACAGTTGGCCCAGTTTTATGTGTCCTAGCAGAGAAGATTATCAATATTACGACGTGTACGTGCAAGCATCTGGGTTTCTCTATCGTCAG GTCCGACGTATGGTGGCATCGTTAATAGCAGTAGCTCAAGGTAAAGTCTCAAGTAGTGATATTAAGTTGATGCTAGAAGTGCCGTCGCATCGTACTTGGATCGACAATATAAAGACAGTGCCAGCACACGGTTTATATCTTTGCGAAGTGGAGTATTTGGAGCGCGATAGGGCAACGTTTAGGGACAGTTTGGAAGGGGGCCAGTGA
- the Ssrp gene encoding FACT complex subunit Ssrp1, with amino-acid sequence MDFLEYSDISAEVKGCMTAGKLKMTDQNIIFKNSKTGKVESIPSTEFEAVNFQNFAGSLGIRVFLKNGALHRYVGFKDSEKERIAKFFSNTYKIDMLEKELSLKGWNWGTAKFNGSVLSFEVGHNSAFEIPLNHVSQCTAGKNEITMEFHQNDDAPVSLMEMRFFIPSNELAGDVDPVEAFQKQVMKKASVISVSGDAIAIFREIQCLTPRGRYDIKIFQTFFQLHGKTFDYKIPMSTVLRLFLLPHKDNRQMFFVVSLDPPIKQGQTRYHFLVLLFGQEEETSIELPFTDEELKEKYENKLDKELSGPTYEVLGKVMKVIINRKLTGPGGFVGHSGTPAVGCSFKAAAGYLYPLERGFMYVHKPPIHIRFEEVASVNFARGGGSTRSFDFEIELKSGTVHTFSSIEKEEYNKLFDFITAKKLNIKNRGKNDKTAYNEDFGDSDNEAAPDAYLERVKAEAQERDEFDDNPSEDESTDEDFKPPQDESDVAEEFDSSPSSSSEEDEEKGSEDEHKSKDKKKHKKEKKEKKEKKEKKPSKPASEKPHRKRSKKVKDENRPKRAPTAFMLWLNEMREQIKTDNPGIKVTEIAKKAGEMWRELKSKSEWEEKAAKAKEEYNKAMKEYEASGGSKSDDRKSDKKGTPDKKTSTDKKTPAKKKSSSIPTVKASQIKSKEFIENDDTSSDEDDKKSSKRKASDDESKNTKEKKKSKQKSESEESSASSEMNSDSD; translated from the exons ATGGATTTCTTAGAGTACTCCGATATTTCGGCAGAAGTCAAGGGATGTATG ACGGccggaaaattgaaaatgaccGACCAGAACATCATCTTCAAAAACAGCAAAACAGGCAAAGTGGAATCGATCCCGTCTACGGAATTTGAAGCAGTGAACTTCCAGAACTTTGCAGGATCCCTAGGCATTCGTGTTTTCCTCAAAAATGGAGCGTTACACAGATACGTGGGATTCAAAGATTCTGAAAAAGAACGCATCgcaaaatttttctcaaacaCCTACAAAATAGACATGCTCGAAAAAGAGTTGAGTTTGAAAGGGTGGAACTGGGGCACCGCAAAGTTTAATGGATCAGTATTAAGTTTTGAAGTGGGCCACAACAGTGCATTTGAGATTCCACTGAACCACGTTTCACAATGCACAGCCGGAAAGAACGAAATTACGATGGAATTCCATCAG aacgaCGACGCTCCCGTGAGTTTGATGGAAATGAGATTTTTCATTCCATCAAACGAACTGGCAGGCGATGTTGACCCCGTCGAAGCCTTCCAGAAGCAGGTCATGAAGAAGGCTAGCGTGATCAGTGTTTCTGGCGATGCGATCGCCATCTTCAGAGAAATTCAGTGTCTCACACCACG tgGTCGCTACgatattaaaatattccaaaCGTTTTTCCAACTTCATGGTAAAACGTTCGACTACAAGATCCCCATGTCGACAGTACTCAGGTTGTTTCTTTTGCCCCACAAGGACAACCGTCAGATGTTCTTTGTCGTCAGCTTAGACCCTCCAATAAAGCAAGGCCAGACAAGGTATCACTTTCTGGTATTATTGTTTGGTCAAGAGGAGGAAACTTCGATCGAGTTGCCCTTTACAGA TGAGGAGCTCaaagaaaaatacgaaaataaattagatAAAGAATTGTCAGGACCTACTTATGAAGTGTTGGGAAAAGTTATGAAAGTGATAATAAACAGAAAACTAACGGGACCTGGGGGCTTCGTTGGACATTCTGGAACTCCAGCGGTGGGTTGTTCGTTCAAGGCCGCCGCCGGTTATCTTTATCCCCTGGAGAGGGGGTTCATGTACGTCCACAAGCCTCCCATTCATATCCGCTTTGAGGAAGTGGCTTCGGTGAATTTTGCTCGTGGCGGAGGCAGCACCAGGTCTTTCgattttgaaattgaattgAAGTCAGGAACCGTCCACACTTTCAGCAGCATAGAAAAAGAAGAATACAACAAACTGTTTGACTTCATCACCGCCAAGAAGTTGAACATCAAGAACCGCGGCAAAAAC GATAAAACAGCTTACAATGAGGACTTTGGTGATTCGGACAATGAAGCAGCCCCAGACGCCTACCTGGAGAGGGTGAAAGCGGAAGCCCAAGAACGCGACGAATTTGATGATAATCCGAGCGAGGACGAGAGCACGGACGAAGACTTTAAGCCGCCTCAGGACGAAAGCGACGTCGCCGAAGAGTTCGATTCTAGCCCGAGCAGTTCTTCCGAGGAGGACGAAGAGAAAGGTTCCGAAGACGAGCACAAGAGCAAGGACAAAAAGAAGcacaagaaagaaaagaaagagaaaaaggaGAAGAAAGAGAAGAAGCCATCGAAACCGGCGTCGGAAAAGCCGCACCGCAAGCGATCGAAGAAGGTCAAAGACGAAAACAGGCCGAAGCGGGCGCCCACTGCGTTCATGTTGTGGTTGAACGAGATGAGGGAGCAGATCAAGACGGACAACCCCGGAATTAAAGTAACCGAGATAGCGAAGAAGGCAGGAGAAATGTGGAGAGAATTGAAGAGCAAGTCAGAATGGGAGGAGAAAGCGGCCAAAGCAAAGGAAGAATACAACAAGGCGATGAAGGAGTACGAAGCGTCGGGCGGAAGCAAATCGGACGATAGAAAGTCCGATAAGAAGGGGACTCCCGATAAGAAGACTTCAACTGATAAGAAGACGCCTGCCAAAAAGAAGTCTAGCTCTATACCCACGGTCAAAGCGAGTCAAATCAAGAGTAAAGAATTTATCGAAAATGACGATACCAGTAGCGACGAAGACGATAAGAAGAGTAGCAAGAGGAAAGCATCAGATGATGAAAGCAAAAACACGAAAGAGAAAAAGAAGAGCAAGCAGAAGTCAGAGAGTGAGGAGAGTTCTGCCTCCAGTGAGATGAATTCTGACAGCGATTAA
- the LOC138127234 gene encoding tRNA pseudouridine synthase-like 1 isoform X4 yields MQYEPRTLTICLNKHFTKQEVPIRVLKTFLIPEDFHSRHRAESRTYLYRLAIVKADALNVAPHLHLLPVEELQRCLFICTDTFDINEMKRASKLFEGLHDFRTFMARGSKDPDKMTRRVVNRVEIIEGKPLTSCSYSWPSFMCPSREDYQYYDVYVQASGFLYRQVRRMVASLIAVAQGKVSSSDIKLMLEVPSHRTWIDNIKTVPAHGLYLCEVEYLERDRATFRDSLEGGQ; encoded by the exons ATGCAGTACGAACCCCGCACCCTTACAATATGTTTAAACAAACATTTCACAAAGCAAGAAGTGCCAATTAGAGTTttaaagacatttttaatccCTGAAGATTTTCACAGTCGACACAGAGCTGAATCACGCACTTATTTATATAGACTAGCAATTGTAAAAGCTGACGCTTTAAATGTAGCTCCTCACCTCCATTTGTTACCAGTTGAAGAGCTCCAGAGGTgtctttttatttg CACTGATACATTTGATATTAACGAAATGAAACGGGCATCGAAATTGTTTGAGGGACTTCACGACTTCAGAACTTTCATGGCACGTGGGTCAAAAGATCCAGATAAAATGACAAGAAGAGTTGTCAATCGAGTTGAAATAATTGAGGGAAAGCCGCTGACTTCTTGTTCTTACAGTTGGCCCAGTTTTATGTGTCCTAGCAGAGAAGATTATCAATATTACGACGTGTACGTGCAAGCATCTGGGTTTCTCTATCGTCAG GTCCGACGTATGGTGGCATCGTTAATAGCAGTAGCTCAAGGTAAAGTCTCAAGTAGTGATATTAAGTTGATGCTAGAAGTGCCGTCGCATCGTACTTGGATCGACAATATAAAGACAGTGCCAGCACACGGTTTATATCTTTGCGAAGTGGAGTATTTGGAGCGCGATAGGGCAACGTTTAGGGACAGTTTGGAAGGGGGCCAGTGA
- the LOC138127234 gene encoding tRNA pseudouridine synthase-like 1 isoform X3, translating to MIQMAMNRYLLHVSYIGTSFCGAQRQVTGAFPRANDPSTVQGQLEMGLKQLNPCNEPVVYLSSRTDAGVHALNSTCHVDLFRRNGMQYEPRTLTICLNKHFTKQEVPIRVLKTFLIPEDFHSRHRAESRTYLYRLAIVKADALNVAPHLHLLPVEELQRCLFICTDTFDINEMKRASKLFEGLHDFRTFMARGSKDPDKMTRRVVNRVEIIEGKPLTSCSYSWPSFMCPSREDYQYYDVYVQASGFLYRQK from the exons ATGATACAAATGGCAATGAATCGATACTTATTGCACGTGTCTTACATAGGCACGTCATTCTG tgggGCCCAGCGACAAGTAACCGGCGCCTTTCCACGAGCCAATGATCCCTCAACTGTTCAAGGACAATTAGAAATGGGCTTGAAACAGTTAAATCCTTGTAATGAACCCGTCGTTTATCTGTCTAGTAG AACTGATGCAGGCGTTCACGCTTTAAATTCAACATGCCACGTCGATCTCTTTCGAAGGAACGGCATGCAGTACGAACCCCGCACCCTTACAATATGTTTAAACAAACATTTCACAAAGCAAGAAGTGCCAATTAGAGTTttaaagacatttttaatccCTGAAGATTTTCACAGTCGACACAGAGCTGAATCACGCACTTATTTATATAGACTAGCAATTGTAAAAGCTGACGCTTTAAATGTAGCTCCTCACCTCCATTTGTTACCAGTTGAAGAGCTCCAGAGGTgtctttttatttg CACTGATACATTTGATATTAACGAAATGAAACGGGCATCGAAATTGTTTGAGGGACTTCACGACTTCAGAACTTTCATGGCACGTGGGTCAAAAGATCCAGATAAAATGACAAGAAGAGTTGTCAATCGAGTTGAAATAATTGAGGGAAAGCCGCTGACTTCTTGTTCTTACAGTTGGCCCAGTTTTATGTGTCCTAGCAGAGAAGATTATCAATATTACGACGTGTACGTGCAAGCATCTGGGTTTCTCTATCGTCAG
- the LOC138127234 gene encoding serine-arginine protein 55-like isoform X2: MVGSRVYVGGLPYGTTERDLERFFRGYGRMRDVLIKNGYGFVEFDDYRDADDAVYELNGKKLLGERVTVERARGTPRGRDQWSSRSDHRSHERYGPPTRTNYRLIVENLSSRISWQDLKDYMRQAGEVTYADAHKQHRNEGVVEFASYSDLKNAIEKLDDTELNGRRIRLVEDKKRSKRSGSYSSRSRSRSRSQRRSRSRSRSRRSSRSKSKSRSGSPKQNSKSRSRSNSRKKSVDRSRSNSRKKSVDRSRSRSRSQKRSKSREISKERSRSRSRSVSKERSKSRSRSGSPN; encoded by the coding sequence ATGGTAGGGTCTCGAGTGTATGTCGGCGGTTTGCCGTACGGGACCACGGAGCGGGACTTAGAGCGCTTTTTCAGGGGCTACGGCAGAATGCGAGACGTGCTCATCAAAAACGGCTACGGGTTTGTTGAATTTGATGATTATCGCGATGCAGACGATGCTGTATATGAATTAAACGGTAAAAAACTTTTAGGGGAGCGTGTGACTGTCGAACGGGCCCGAGGGACACCCCGAGGTCGAGACCAATGGTCCAGCCGCAGCGACCACCGCTCCCATGAACGCTACGGGCCCCCAACAAGAACCAATTATCGACTAATCGTGGAAAATCTTTCGTCACGCATTAGCTGGCAAGATTTGAAAGATTATATGCGCCAAGCCGGCGAAGTTACCTATGCAGATGCCCATAAACAGCACCGTAACGAGGGCGTCGTCGAGTTCGCCTCTTATTCCgatttgaaaaatgccatcGAGAAACTCGATGATACCGAGCTAAACGGTAGACGCATTCGCCTAGTCGAGGACAAAAAGCGCAGTAAACGTTCAGGGTCGTATAGCAGCCGTAGTCGGTCCCGCAGTAGATCACAAAGACGGTCCAGGTCTCGAAGCCGCTCGAGGCGAAGCTCCAGATCAAAGAGCAAGTCCAGATCGGGCAGTCCCAAACAGAACAGCAAGTCCAGGTCCAGGTCGAACTCCCGGAAGAAGTCGGTCGACAGGTCGAGGAGCAACTCGAGGAAGAAGTCCGTCGACAGATCGCGCTCCAGGTCGAGGTCACAAAAACGGTCCAAGTCGAGAGAGATCTCCAAGGAGCGCTCCAGGTCGAGGTCGCGTTCGGTCAGCAAAGAACGAAGCAAGTCCAGGAGCCGATCCGGATCGCCGAACTAA